The window CATTGGCGAATAGCCTCTAAAAAAGGTAAGCCTTCAATATCTCCTACAGTACCACCAATCTCTACTAAAGCGACGTCAACATCCTTATCGTCACCTAAACGCTTAATTCTAGATTTCATTTCATCGGTAATATGAGGGATAACCTGAACTGTTCCACCTAAATAATCTCCTCTACGCTCTTTAGCAAGTACTGTAGAATAAATCTGACCAGTAGTAACATTAGAATTCTGACTTACATCTATATCAATAAATCTTTCATAATGCCCTAGATCCAAATCTGTTTCGGCTCCATCATCAGTAACAAATACCTCACCATGCTGATAAGGACTCATAGTTCCTGGGTCAACATTTATATAAGGATCTAGCTTCTGTACAGCTACCTTCAAACCTCTCTCTTTTAATAACCTTCCCAACGATGCCGCAGTAATTCCCTTACCTAATGACGATACAACTCCTCCAGTTACAAAAATATACTTTGTCATATATCTTCCTCCTTTATATTAGTGTGAGTAATTAATCTAAAACTAAACAATAAACACTAAAGTGGTCGCTGTTTCTCACACTCACAACCCACTCAACTTATTTGTCAGACGTCTATCTTAACTTCTTCCATATAAAAAGACTAGAAAATTTAGAGACAGTTACCCCTAATTTTCTAGTCTTTTGAATTCACGTAAAAGACTTAATTAGTATAAACCCTATATATATTCCTATAATCCCTAAAACTCCTGCTAAATTTGGTGGAGCAGGAATAGGTAAATTCAAAAAGCCAAACAAAGCTCCAACAATTAATCCACTTATAGTTGCCATTAACATTTGATTCATCACTATTCCTCCTTAGATATATTCTATCCTTCTAAACCCCGCCAAATTCAAAATAGTAACAAGTAAGACCTTTAAAAGCATTTTATTCATTACCCGTCACTTGTCACTGTCTTTAACTACATACTTTCTGGAGCCGATACCCCTAATAAGTTTAATACATTAAGTAAGACTTGTTTAGTTGCTAAAACTAATACTATTCTAGCTTCCATTAAAGCTTTATCTTCAATTAAGACATGACATTTATTATAGAACTTATGGAAAGTAGCAGCTAAATCATAAGCATAACGGGCTATATGATGTGGTGCTCTACTTTCTGCACTCTTGGCTATCTCATTTGGGTAATCTGCTAACTTCTTAATCAAATCAATCTCAGCCTCATCAGTTAACGGACTTAAATCTAAGCTAGCTGCTTGAGGTAAAACTACATTTTCATTATTAAGCTGCTCTAAAATACTACAGATTCTTGCATGAGCATATTGAATATAGTAAACAGGATTATCACTAGATTCTTTTTTAGCCAACTCCAAATCAAAATCCAAATGGCTATCGGTACTACGCATTACATAAAAATATCTAGCAGCATCCTTACCAACCTCTTTAATCACATCACGCATAGTAACAAAGTTACCAGCACGTTTAGACATCGGTACCTGCTCACCATCACGTAATAAGGTTACAAGTTGAACCAAAATAACCTGTAAAGCCTCTCTATCATAACCTAAAGCCTCAACTACCGCTTTCATTCTCTCAATATACCCGTGGTGGTCTGCACCCCAAACATTGATAACCTCTTCAAAACCACGATCATATTTATTCTTATGGTAAGCAATATCAGCAGCTAAATATGTAGGTGCTCCATCATCTTTGATTACTACTCTATCCTTGTCATCTCCAAATTTACTAGAGTTAAACCATAATGCTCCCTCTTTATCATAAATCAATTCGGAATTCTTAAATTCCTCTACAACTTGATTTATCGCCTCTGGATGTAAAGTTCGCTCACTAAACCAATTATCAAATTCTATACCAAAGCTAGCTAAATCATCTTCAATATTAGCTAATAATTCTTCGTAAGCACGTTCTCCAAAATAATCATAGTTCTCTGCTTTCGCGTCTTTTAGGTACTTATCATTCTCTTCATCAATAATTGTTTGGGCAATATCCTTTATATAATCACCTTGATAAGCATCTTCAGGAAACTCAACCTCTTCTCCTAACAGCTCTTGATATCTAATTGCAACAGATTTTCCTAAAAGGTTCATCTGATTTCCAGCATCATTGATATAATATTCCTTAGTAACATCAAATCCAGCAGCAGTTAATAAGTTAGCTAGTACATCTCCAACAACTGCCCCTCTACTATGCCCTACATGAAGAGGTCCTGTTGGATTAGCACTTACAAACTCTACTTGTACCTTCTTACCCTTACCTGTATCAACCTTACCATAACTTTCACCCTGTTTCTCAATCTCTACTAATACATCATATAACCATTGATTGCTTAAGAAGAAATTGATAAAACCTGGTCCTGCTACTTCAACCTTCTCAATCAATTTCACATCAGCTAGATTCTCTTTAATTATCT of the Orenia metallireducens genome contains:
- a CDS encoding XapX domain-containing protein, translated to MNQMLMATISGLIVGALFGFLNLPIPAPPNLAGVLGIIGIYIGFILIKSFT
- the argS gene encoding arginine--tRNA ligase; this encodes MALVQKLEERLVTEIEQAINNAKELNIEKLPNIKLEVPRDSAHGDFATNIAMVLAGQAKMPPRQIAEIIKENLADVKLIEKVEVAGPGFINFFLSNQWLYDVLVEIEKQGESYGKVDTGKGKKVQVEFVSANPTGPLHVGHSRGAVVGDVLANLLTAAGFDVTKEYYINDAGNQMNLLGKSVAIRYQELLGEEVEFPEDAYQGDYIKDIAQTIIDEENDKYLKDAKAENYDYFGERAYEELLANIEDDLASFGIEFDNWFSERTLHPEAINQVVEEFKNSELIYDKEGALWFNSSKFGDDKDRVVIKDDGAPTYLAADIAYHKNKYDRGFEEVINVWGADHHGYIERMKAVVEALGYDREALQVILVQLVTLLRDGEQVPMSKRAGNFVTMRDVIKEVGKDAARYFYVMRSTDSHLDFDLELAKKESSDNPVYYIQYAHARICSILEQLNNENVVLPQAASLDLSPLTDEAEIDLIKKLADYPNEIAKSAESRAPHHIARYAYDLAATFHKFYNKCHVLIEDKALMEARIVLVLATKQVLLNVLNLLGVSAPESM